Proteins encoded by one window of Clostridium perfringens:
- a CDS encoding V-type ATP synthase subunit E translates to MSNLNNLTSKILNDAEEKKKYILADAEAQKDKIISKKTNRAEADKEEIITKANIEAEVKKARIISNAKLSVRNDMLRAKQDVISKVFNEAIEKLQNLSNGDYKYYVISTLDSLELEGTEVIIINEKDKDIFSNEFLEALNKELESKGKKGSITLNMEGKFNGGFILDRNGIQINNTFEALINSLRGELEFEVNKVLFD, encoded by the coding sequence ATGTCAAATTTAAATAATTTAACTTCCAAGATTCTAAATGATGCTGAAGAAAAGAAAAAGTATATATTAGCTGACGCTGAAGCCCAAAAAGATAAAATAATATCTAAGAAAACTAATAGAGCAGAAGCGGATAAAGAAGAAATAATAACTAAAGCTAATATAGAAGCAGAAGTTAAAAAAGCAAGAATAATTTCAAATGCTAAATTATCAGTAAGAAATGATATGTTAAGAGCTAAGCAAGACGTTATATCAAAAGTATTTAACGAAGCTATAGAGAAGTTACAAAATCTTTCTAATGGAGATTATAAATACTATGTTATCTCAACTTTAGATTCTTTAGAGTTAGAAGGAACAGAAGTTATTATAATCAATGAAAAAGATAAAGATATATTTAGCAATGAGTTCTTGGAAGCATTAAATAAAGAACTTGAATCTAAAGGAAAAAAAGGAAGTATTACATTAAATATGGAAGGCAAATTTAATGGTGGCTTCATATTAGATAGAAATGGAATACAAATAAATAATACCTTTGAAGCTTTAATTAACTCTTTAAGAGGAGAGTTAGAGTTTGAGGTGAACAAAGTATTATTTGATTAA
- a CDS encoding V-type ATP synthase subunit C: MDSMQFLQLIPRIRVYEKKLLDKAQIERMIDANTSEGALKVLQETEYAAFMNEVRRPDDYEILLSNELVRLYKTMYEASPLKEIIDVMALKYDYHNIKVLVKGKILDKDFSQMLIPVGMVGVNDLKSAINGEDFGRLPKKMEECLRKIFEKFEETNDPQFIDLIADQYLYAHIHEIANKKNIKDKALDRYLTNLIDLNNVKTLLRAKKQDKNVNFFLDAIVPGGSIDASKFRSLYLDTIENIPNNLSSKEYSQVLREGIASYIETSSVSEFEKLIDNHIMGIMKEAKIVTKGLEPVLTYMYVKENEIKQIRTIMVGKLNNITKEVIRERLRDGYV, encoded by the coding sequence ATGGATTCAATGCAATTTTTGCAATTAATTCCTAGAATCAGAGTATACGAAAAGAAACTCCTTGATAAAGCTCAAATAGAAAGAATGATAGATGCAAACACTTCAGAAGGTGCATTAAAAGTTCTACAAGAAACAGAGTATGCAGCATTTATGAATGAAGTAAGAAGACCAGATGATTATGAAATTCTTTTATCAAATGAGTTAGTTAGATTATATAAAACTATGTATGAAGCTAGTCCTTTAAAAGAAATCATAGATGTTATGGCTTTAAAATATGACTATCATAACATAAAAGTGTTAGTTAAGGGGAAAATCTTAGATAAAGATTTTTCCCAAATGCTAATACCAGTTGGTATGGTGGGAGTAAATGATTTAAAATCTGCAATAAATGGAGAAGATTTTGGTAGACTTCCTAAGAAAATGGAAGAGTGCTTAAGAAAAATATTTGAAAAGTTTGAGGAAACTAATGATCCTCAATTTATAGATTTAATCGCAGATCAATACTTATATGCTCATATTCATGAAATTGCAAATAAGAAAAATATAAAAGATAAGGCTTTAGATAGATATCTTACTAATCTTATAGATTTAAATAATGTAAAAACATTATTAAGAGCTAAAAAGCAAGATAAAAATGTTAACTTCTTTTTAGATGCTATAGTACCAGGTGGTAGTATAGATGCAAGTAAGTTTAGAAGTTTATACTTAGATACAATCGAAAATATTCCAAACAACTTAAGTAGTAAAGAATATTCACAAGTACTAAGAGAAGGTATAGCTAGTTACATAGAGACTTCATCAGTTAGTGAATTTGAAAAGCTTATTGATAATCACATAATGGGTATAATGAAGGAAGCTAAAATAGTAACTAAAGGTTTAGAGCCAGTTTTAACATATATGTATGTTAAAGAGAATGAAATAAAGCAAATAAGAACTATCATGGTTGGTAAATTAAACAATATTACTAAGGAAGTAATAAGAGAAAGGCTGCGTGATGGATATGTATAA
- a CDS encoding V-type ATP synthase subunit H, translating into MAIEAIKEIKKVELQADEMIKKAHEQSKKIISDATIEADERYNSIIEEAKNVARGIVSNAEEAGRKEAEVILSEGEKQCAEVSSLKGSKIDSAVNLVIERIVKTNGNS; encoded by the coding sequence TTGGCAATAGAAGCAATAAAAGAAATTAAAAAAGTTGAATTGCAAGCTGATGAAATGATTAAAAAAGCTCATGAGCAAAGCAAAAAAATAATTTCTGATGCAACAATAGAAGCTGATGAAAGATATAACTCAATAATAGAAGAAGCTAAAAATGTTGCAAGGGGAATTGTTAGCAATGCAGAGGAAGCCGGAAGAAAAGAGGCTGAGGTCATACTTTCAGAAGGTGAAAAACAATGTGCTGAGGTATCAAGTCTTAAAGGTTCTAAGATTGATTCAGCAGTAAATTTAGTTATTGAGAGGATTGTGAAAACTAATGGCAATAGTTAA
- a CDS encoding integrase core domain-containing protein — protein sequence MVREVILDMSNINFKGNTLDVGINNYGIIYNILKQTESEISVDYYVESFNGEYRNQYDNGVLFFSLSQLHKNEVEDVVKNIWSNVRFGGNLYIWDREKQKKETVNDKVKVLMTGNKEKEFEFIDNSISNEFTVDSSKKILEKYFEIEETKVCDKIIFIKGIKRGSIKNENTANSNKLKVHSQQPSSEVPEGIYKGFRFPR from the coding sequence ATGGTGAGAGAAGTTATACTTGATATGAGTAACATAAATTTTAAAGGTAACACTTTAGATGTTGGTATAAATAACTATGGAATTATTTATAATATTTTAAAGCAAACAGAAAGTGAAATAAGTGTAGATTATTATGTTGAAAGTTTTAATGGAGAATATAGAAATCAATATGATAATGGTGTGCTTTTCTTTTCTTTAAGTCAATTGCATAAAAATGAGGTTGAAGATGTTGTAAAAAACATATGGAGCAATGTAAGATTTGGAGGAAACTTATATATATGGGATAGAGAAAAGCAAAAAAAAGAAACTGTAAATGATAAGGTTAAAGTTTTAATGACAGGAAACAAAGAAAAAGAGTTTGAATTTATAGATAATAGTATTTCTAATGAGTTTACAGTAGATAGCTCAAAAAAAATACTTGAAAAATATTTTGAAATAGAGGAAACTAAAGTTTGTGATAAAATAATATTTATCAAAGGAATAAAGAGAGGAAGTATAAAGAATGAAAATACTGCTAACAGCAATAAACTCAAAGTACATTCACAGCAACCTAGCAGTGAGGTACCTGAAGGCATTTACAAAGGATTTAGATTTCCAAGGTGA
- a CDS encoding V-type ATP synthase subunit I — protein MAIVKMNKFTLLAFESEKEKLLKKIQSSSEVEFINLQDEEKVEGNEVFESLSKDDLDAETTLIEENVSKTRSALDFLKEFVAEVGGLKALKAGKESLTLDELEVKVENSNWEVVYSEVKKMERELATLENEKTKLLGEIEILEPWQSFDAPLGELNNFEKVVAFLGVISSQNLENMKNEIESEFKESYIEVISNTDQDSYVFVMTMKERAEEMDEVLKNFGFSAFQTKYKEKASVLVEEFKLKIQEIEAQKSDLKGVLSNYREEKRTLELAYEYYSNILLRKEASENFLKTDRVVVIQGWVPKNDNSSLEGIIQSSVGDMYYLEFEEVKEEEVAEVPVKLHNKGPAAAFDSITEMYSLPRYDEIDPTPLLTPFYLVFFGMMVADLGYGLVLFVGSLLAMKLLNLDEAQEKFAKFFMYLSIATTIAGAVFGTAFGFELKSIGLINPSKDTNLLLILSVGFGVIQIFFGLFIKAYMLIRDKQYLYALFDVGSWIMLLIGLPMIFFDGPISLVGKVLAIVGSILIILTQGRDEETKGAQIGQGLYALYGITGYVGDLVSYTRLMALGIAGGSIAAALNLIIGMFPGIAVIIVGPLFFIAAHTFNMLLSLLGAYVHTARLQYVEYFSKFYEGGGKAFTPFRTINKFITIKRNK, from the coding sequence ATGGCAATAGTTAAGATGAATAAATTCACCTTACTTGCCTTTGAATCAGAGAAAGAAAAGCTTCTTAAAAAAATTCAAAGTTCTTCAGAAGTTGAGTTCATAAACTTACAAGATGAAGAAAAAGTGGAAGGCAATGAAGTCTTTGAATCTCTTAGCAAAGATGATTTAGATGCTGAAACAACTCTTATAGAAGAAAATGTTTCAAAAACAAGATCAGCTTTAGACTTCTTAAAAGAGTTTGTTGCTGAAGTTGGAGGACTTAAGGCTTTAAAAGCTGGTAAAGAAAGCTTAACTTTGGATGAGCTAGAAGTAAAGGTTGAAAATAGCAACTGGGAAGTCGTTTATTCAGAGGTTAAGAAAATGGAGAGAGAGCTTGCTACTCTAGAAAACGAAAAGACAAAACTTTTAGGTGAAATAGAAATCTTAGAGCCATGGCAAAGTTTCGATGCTCCACTAGGTGAATTAAATAATTTTGAAAAAGTAGTTGCGTTCTTAGGTGTGATTTCAAGTCAAAATCTTGAAAACATGAAGAATGAAATTGAAAGCGAATTCAAGGAAAGTTATATAGAAGTTATTTCTAACACTGACCAAGATTCATATGTCTTTGTAATGACAATGAAAGAAAGAGCTGAAGAAATGGACGAAGTTTTAAAGAACTTTGGTTTTTCAGCGTTCCAAACTAAGTACAAAGAAAAAGCTTCAGTTCTTGTTGAAGAGTTTAAATTAAAGATACAAGAAATCGAGGCTCAAAAATCAGACTTAAAAGGAGTACTTTCAAATTACAGAGAAGAAAAGAGAACTTTAGAACTAGCTTATGAATATTACAGCAACATACTTCTTAGAAAAGAAGCAAGTGAAAACTTCTTAAAAACAGATAGAGTAGTTGTTATTCAAGGTTGGGTTCCTAAAAATGATAATTCTTCTTTAGAAGGAATTATTCAAAGTTCAGTAGGAGATATGTATTATCTTGAGTTTGAAGAAGTTAAGGAAGAAGAGGTTGCAGAAGTTCCAGTTAAATTACACAATAAGGGACCAGCAGCAGCTTTCGATTCAATAACAGAAATGTATAGCTTACCAAGATATGATGAAATAGACCCTACACCACTTTTAACACCTTTCTACCTAGTATTCTTCGGCATGATGGTTGCAGATTTAGGATACGGACTAGTATTATTTGTAGGATCACTATTAGCTATGAAATTACTTAATTTAGATGAGGCACAAGAAAAGTTTGCTAAATTCTTTATGTATTTAAGTATAGCTACAACTATTGCAGGTGCAGTATTTGGTACTGCCTTTGGATTTGAATTGAAATCTATAGGACTTATAAATCCAAGTAAAGATACCAACTTGTTACTAATTTTATCAGTTGGATTTGGGGTTATTCAAATATTCTTTGGATTATTTATAAAAGCGTACATGTTAATCAGAGATAAGCAATATTTATATGCTTTATTTGATGTAGGATCATGGATTATGCTTTTAATAGGTCTTCCAATGATATTCTTTGATGGTCCTATAAGCTTAGTAGGTAAAGTATTAGCAATAGTAGGTTCAATATTAATAATCTTAACACAAGGTAGAGATGAAGAAACAAAAGGTGCTCAAATAGGTCAAGGTTTATATGCCTTATACGGTATAACAGGATACGTAGGAGACTTAGTATCATATACAAGACTTATGGCTTTAGGTATTGCAGGTGGATCAATAGCAGCTGCACTTAACCTAATAATAGGTATGTTCCCAGGAATAGCAGTTATAATTGTAGGACCTCTATTCTTTATAGCAGCTCATACATTTAACATGCTTTTATCATTACTTGGAGCATATGTTCATACAGCGAGATTACAGTACGTTGAGTACTTCTCAAAATTCTATGAAGGTGGCGGAAAAGCATTCACACCATTTAGAACAATAAATAAATTCATAACAATAAAAAGAAATAAATAA
- a CDS encoding V-type ATP synthase subunit K, translating to MENWISYFMANYGGLIFGAFGIALAVGMSGIGSAKGVGIVGEAAAGLVTEEPEKFGKALVLELLPGTQGLYGFVIGFLVFNQISNGDASLAKGLYLLFACLPIAIAGLWSGISQGKAAAAGIQILAKRPEHNTKGIIFAAMVETYALLGFVISFLLVNGASVIQ from the coding sequence ATGGAAAACTGGATTTCATATTTTATGGCAAATTACGGAGGATTAATATTTGGAGCTTTTGGAATAGCATTAGCTGTAGGTATGTCAGGTATAGGATCAGCTAAAGGTGTTGGTATAGTTGGGGAAGCAGCAGCGGGATTAGTTACTGAAGAACCAGAAAAGTTTGGTAAAGCATTAGTTCTTGAATTATTACCAGGTACACAAGGTCTTTATGGATTCGTTATAGGTTTCTTAGTATTCAACCAAATCAGTAATGGTGATGCATCATTAGCTAAAGGATTATACTTATTATTTGCTTGTTTACCAATAGCTATCGCTGGATTATGGTCAGGTATATCTCAAGGTAAAGCAGCTGCAGCTGGTATCCAAATCTTAGCTAAAAGACCAGAGCACAATACTAAAGGTATCATATTCGCAGCAATGGTTGAAACATATGCATTATTAGGATTCGTTATATCATTCTTATTAGTAAATGGTGCAAGCGTAATACAATAA
- a CDS encoding B12-binding domain-containing radical SAM protein — protein sequence MKILLTAINSKYIHSNLAVRYLKAFTKDLDFQGDIKEFSINDRVENILEGIIEEKPDVVAFSCYIWNMEFVNRLAELIKLVDPNIEILYGGPEVSYEGKEFLENHEGEYVIVGEGEKTFREFVLYKLGEGKIEDIKGLNYKRDGKVFENPKRPEMDMNELVFPYTYEEDINNKIVYYEASRGCPFKCKYCLSSVMHGVRFLDVERVKKELKYFMERGLKLVKFVDRTFNCNREYTVELLKYLSEQDTETRFHFEVAADLLTEEQIEILNNAPKGRFQLEVGVQTTNNEVLHNINRYITYENIKEKVLKVAAGKNVMQHLDLIAGLPGEDLESFKKSFNDVHAIRPDEIQLGFLKLLKGSSMREEAEKWGIVYSPYAPYEIIRSKDISYEELLLLKKVEAMVDKYYNSCKFNNVIKFFLNIYEKPFDFYYDLAMFFEEKGNFKRSIGNVEYYKILLDFYLEKIGGEDDGLFKEVLKFDYLCFNKKRWLPDFLVRTITKEDEQNIKDSFDRQMPFKKAHIEKFEIDIINYIKNGEINFEPKYLIFDEMNFDYDSYVKVEMK from the coding sequence ATGAAAATACTGCTAACAGCAATAAACTCAAAGTACATTCACAGCAACCTAGCAGTGAGGTACCTGAAGGCATTTACAAAGGATTTAGATTTCCAAGGTGATATAAAAGAGTTTTCAATAAATGATAGAGTTGAGAATATTTTAGAAGGTATTATTGAGGAGAAACCAGATGTAGTGGCTTTCTCCTGTTACATATGGAATATGGAATTTGTAAATAGACTAGCTGAACTTATAAAACTTGTTGATCCTAATATAGAAATACTTTATGGCGGACCAGAAGTTTCTTATGAAGGAAAAGAATTTTTAGAAAATCATGAAGGTGAATATGTAATAGTAGGAGAAGGAGAAAAAACTTTTAGAGAGTTTGTTCTTTATAAGCTTGGAGAAGGAAAAATAGAAGATATAAAAGGCTTAAACTACAAGAGGGACGGAAAAGTCTTTGAAAATCCTAAAAGACCTGAAATGGATATGAATGAATTAGTATTCCCTTATACTTATGAAGAAGATATAAACAATAAGATTGTTTACTATGAAGCTTCAAGGGGATGTCCTTTTAAGTGCAAATATTGCCTTTCATCTGTAATGCATGGAGTTAGATTCTTAGATGTAGAAAGAGTAAAGAAAGAATTAAAATATTTCATGGAAAGAGGATTAAAACTAGTTAAGTTTGTTGATAGAACTTTTAACTGTAATAGAGAATACACAGTGGAGCTTCTTAAATATTTAAGCGAACAGGATACAGAGACAAGATTCCATTTTGAGGTTGCAGCAGATCTTTTAACAGAGGAGCAAATAGAAATATTAAATAATGCTCCAAAGGGAAGATTCCAGTTAGAGGTTGGAGTTCAAACTACAAATAATGAAGTTCTACATAATATAAATAGATATATTACATATGAAAATATAAAAGAGAAAGTATTAAAAGTTGCAGCAGGAAAAAATGTAATGCAACATTTAGATTTAATTGCAGGACTACCAGGAGAAGATTTAGAATCATTTAAAAAATCTTTTAATGATGTTCATGCCATAAGACCAGATGAAATTCAATTAGGCTTCCTAAAATTATTAAAGGGATCTTCAATGAGAGAGGAAGCTGAAAAGTGGGGAATAGTTTATTCACCTTATGCTCCATATGAAATAATAAGAAGTAAAGATATAAGTTATGAAGAGCTTTTATTATTAAAGAAAGTGGAAGCAATGGTTGATAAATACTATAATTCATGTAAATTTAATAATGTAATTAAATTCTTCTTAAATATATATGAAAAACCTTTTGATTTCTATTATGATTTAGCTATGTTCTTTGAAGAGAAGGGTAATTTCAAGAGAAGCATAGGAAATGTTGAATATTATAAGATATTATTAGATTTTTATCTTGAGAAGATAGGAGGAGAGGATGACGGTCTATTTAAGGAAGTTTTAAAATTTGATTATTTATGCTTTAATAAAAAGAGGTGGTTACCAGACTTTTTAGTTAGAACTATTACCAAAGAAGATGAGCAAAATATAAAAGATAGTTTTGATAGACAAATGCCATTTAAAAAAGCTCATATAGAAAAATTTGAAATAGATATAATTAATTACATTAAAAATGGGGAAATTAACTTTGAACCAAAATATCTTATATTTGATGAAATGAATTTTGACTATGATTCATATGTAAAAGTAGAAATGAAATAA
- a CDS encoding V-type ATP synthase subunit A: MKTGKIIKVSGPLVVAEGMDEANVYDVVKVGEKGLIGEIIEMRGDKASIQVYEETSGIGPGDPVITTGEPLSVELGPGLIESMFDGIQRPLDAFMKAANSAFLSKGVEVKSLNREKKWPFVPTAKVGDKVSAGDVIGTVQETAVVLHRIMVPFGVEGTIKEIKAGDFNVEEVIAVVETEKGDKNLTLMQKWPVRKGRPYARKLNPVEPMTTGQRVIDTFFPVAKGGAAAVPGPFGAGKTVVQHQVAKWGDTEIVVYVGCGERGNEMTDVLNEFPELKDPKTGESLMKRTVLIANTSNMPVAAREASIYTGITIAEYFRDMGYSVSIMADSTSRWAEALREMSGRLEEMPGDEGYPAYLGSRLADYYERAGKVVALGKDGREGAVTAIGAVSPPGGDISEPVTQSTLRIVKVFWGLDAQLAYKRHFPSINWLTSYSLYLEKMGEWMDAHVADDWSALRTEAMALLQEEANLEEIVRLVGMDALSEGDRLKLEVAKSIREDYLQQNAFHENDTYTSLNKQYKMLNLILSFKHEAEKALEAGVYLDKVLKLPVRDRIARSKYISEEEISKMDDILVELKSEMNKLISEGGVLNA; this comes from the coding sequence TTGAAAACGGGGAAAATTATCAAGGTTTCAGGTCCTTTAGTAGTTGCTGAAGGTATGGATGAAGCTAATGTATATGACGTTGTAAAAGTTGGAGAAAAGGGTCTTATCGGAGAGATCATTGAAATGAGAGGAGATAAGGCTTCAATCCAGGTATATGAAGAAACATCAGGTATTGGACCTGGGGACCCAGTTATAACTACTGGAGAACCACTTTCAGTAGAGTTAGGACCAGGACTTATAGAGTCAATGTTCGATGGAATACAAAGACCTCTAGACGCTTTCATGAAAGCAGCTAATTCTGCTTTCTTAAGTAAAGGGGTAGAAGTTAAATCTTTAAATAGAGAGAAAAAATGGCCTTTTGTGCCAACTGCTAAGGTTGGAGATAAGGTTTCAGCTGGAGACGTAATAGGAACAGTTCAAGAGACTGCCGTTGTTCTTCATAGAATAATGGTTCCTTTCGGCGTTGAAGGTACAATAAAAGAAATCAAAGCTGGAGATTTCAATGTAGAAGAAGTTATCGCTGTAGTAGAAACTGAAAAAGGTGATAAGAACTTAACATTAATGCAAAAATGGCCTGTAAGAAAAGGTAGACCATATGCAAGAAAATTAAATCCAGTTGAGCCAATGACTACAGGACAAAGAGTTATAGATACTTTCTTCCCAGTAGCTAAAGGTGGAGCTGCTGCCGTTCCAGGACCTTTCGGAGCTGGTAAAACAGTAGTTCAGCACCAAGTTGCTAAATGGGGAGATACTGAGATAGTTGTTTACGTTGGATGTGGAGAACGTGGTAACGAGATGACAGACGTTCTTAACGAATTCCCAGAACTTAAAGACCCTAAAACTGGGGAAAGCTTAATGAAGAGAACAGTTCTTATAGCTAATACATCTAACATGCCAGTTGCTGCCAGAGAAGCATCAATATATACTGGTATAACAATAGCAGAGTATTTCAGAGATATGGGATACTCAGTATCAATCATGGCTGACTCAACTTCACGTTGGGCAGAGGCTTTAAGAGAAATGTCAGGAAGACTTGAAGAAATGCCTGGAGACGAAGGTTACCCAGCATACTTAGGATCAAGACTTGCTGATTACTATGAAAGAGCTGGTAAAGTTGTAGCTTTAGGTAAAGATGGAAGAGAAGGAGCTGTTACAGCTATCGGAGCAGTATCCCCTCCAGGAGGAGATATATCTGAACCAGTTACACAATCAACTTTAAGAATAGTTAAAGTTTTCTGGGGACTAGATGCTCAATTAGCATATAAGAGACACTTCCCATCAATTAACTGGTTAACATCATACTCATTATACTTAGAAAAAATGGGTGAATGGATGGATGCTCACGTAGCGGATGATTGGTCAGCATTAAGAACAGAAGCTATGGCACTTCTTCAAGAAGAAGCAAACTTAGAAGAAATAGTAAGACTTGTTGGTATGGATGCACTTTCAGAAGGTGATAGATTAAAACTTGAAGTTGCTAAGTCAATAAGAGAAGACTATTTACAACAAAACGCATTCCATGAGAATGACACATATACTTCATTAAATAAACAGTACAAAATGTTAAACTTAATCTTAAGTTTCAAACATGAGGCTGAAAAAGCTTTAGAAGCTGGAGTTTATTTAGATAAAGTATTAAAACTTCCTGTTAGAGATAGAATTGCAAGAAGTAAATATATTTCAGAAGAAGAAATAAGTAAGATGGATGACATCTTAGTTGAATTAAAATCAGAGATGAACAAGTTAATCAGCGAGGGAGGTGTTCTAAATGCTTAA
- a CDS encoding V-type ATP synthase subunit B: MLKEYRTVTEVVGPLMAVEGVEGVKYDELVEIEMQTGELRRGKVLEVNGDKAMVQLFEGSAGINLKNTKVRFLGRPLEIGVSEDMLGRVFDGMGRPKDNGPNIIPEKRLDINGEAINPVARNYPSEFIQTGISAIDGLNTLVRGQKLPVFSGSGLPHKELAAQIARQAKVLNSDSKFAVVFAAIGITFEEAEFFVDEFTKTGAIDRSVLFMNLASDPAIERIATPRMALTTAEYLAYEKGMHVLVIMTDITNYCEALREVSAARKEVPGRRGYPGYLYTDLSTLYERAGRLVGKEGSITQIPILTMPEDDKTHPIPDLTGYITEGQIILSRELYKKGIMPPIDVLPSLSRLKDKGIGKGKTREDHADTMNQLFSAYAQGKQAKELAAILGESALSDVDKAYAKFAEAFENEYVSQGFTTNRTIEETLNLGWKLLKILPRTELKRIRDEYLEKYMPVGEDE, encoded by the coding sequence ATGCTTAAAGAGTACAGAACAGTTACAGAAGTTGTAGGACCCTTAATGGCTGTTGAAGGCGTGGAAGGTGTTAAATACGATGAACTAGTTGAAATAGAAATGCAAACTGGTGAGTTAAGAAGAGGTAAAGTTCTTGAAGTTAACGGAGATAAAGCTATGGTTCAGCTTTTCGAAGGTTCAGCAGGAATCAACCTTAAAAATACAAAAGTAAGATTCTTAGGAAGACCACTTGAAATTGGTGTTTCAGAAGATATGTTAGGAAGAGTATTCGATGGTATGGGAAGACCAAAAGATAATGGTCCAAATATAATACCAGAGAAGAGATTAGATATAAATGGAGAAGCTATAAACCCAGTTGCTAGAAACTATCCATCAGAATTTATTCAAACTGGTATTTCTGCAATAGACGGACTTAACACTCTAGTTAGAGGACAAAAACTTCCTGTTTTCTCAGGATCAGGTCTTCCACACAAAGAGTTAGCTGCTCAAATTGCAAGACAAGCAAAAGTTTTAAACTCAGATTCTAAGTTCGCAGTTGTATTCGCTGCTATAGGTATAACTTTCGAAGAAGCTGAATTCTTCGTAGATGAGTTCACAAAAACTGGTGCTATAGATAGATCAGTTCTATTTATGAACTTAGCATCAGACCCAGCTATCGAGAGAATAGCTACTCCAAGAATGGCATTAACTACTGCTGAGTACTTAGCATATGAAAAAGGAATGCACGTTCTTGTTATAATGACAGATATAACAAACTACTGTGAAGCTTTAAGAGAAGTTTCTGCAGCTAGAAAAGAGGTTCCAGGAAGAAGAGGATATCCAGGATACTTATATACTGACCTTTCAACATTATATGAAAGAGCAGGAAGATTAGTTGGAAAAGAAGGTTCAATAACTCAAATTCCAATATTAACAATGCCTGAAGATGATAAGACTCACCCAATTCCAGACTTAACTGGATACATCACTGAGGGACAAATAATCCTTTCAAGAGAACTTTACAAGAAAGGAATAATGCCTCCAATAGATGTTTTACCATCATTATCAAGACTTAAAGATAAAGGTATTGGTAAAGGAAAAACTAGAGAAGATCACGCTGATACAATGAACCAATTATTCTCAGCGTATGCTCAAGGTAAGCAAGCAAAAGAACTTGCTGCTATCTTAGGAGAATCAGCATTATCAGATGTAGATAAAGCATACGCTAAATTTGCTGAAGCTTTCGAAAATGAATATGTTTCACAAGGTTTCACAACTAACAGAACAATAGAGGAAACTCTAAATCTTGGATGGAAATTACTTAAGATCTTACCTAGAACAGAGCTTAAGAGAATTAGAGATGAATATCTTGAAAAGTATATGCCTGTTGGAGAGGATGAGTAA
- a CDS encoding V-type ATP synthase subunit F, whose translation MDMYKKIGVVGDKDSVLAFKALGIDVFPVVEDEEARKTIDKLAMTGYAVIFVTEHVAKNIEETIERYTRQVLPAVILIPSNQGTLNIGKQRISDNVEKAVGVNIL comes from the coding sequence ATGGATATGTATAAGAAAATAGGAGTTGTAGGTGATAAAGATTCAGTTTTAGCTTTCAAAGCTCTTGGAATAGATGTTTTCCCTGTAGTTGAAGATGAAGAAGCTAGAAAAACAATTGATAAGCTTGCAATGACAGGTTATGCAGTAATCTTTGTTACAGAGCACGTAGCTAAGAATATAGAAGAAACTATCGAGAGATATACAAGACAAGTACTTCCTGCTGTAATATTAATTCCAAGCAATCAAGGAACTCTAAATATAGGAAAACAAAGAATATCAGATAACGTTGAAAAAGCAGTTGGCGTTAACATTTTATAG